The Juglans regia cultivar Chandler chromosome 10, Walnut 2.0, whole genome shotgun sequence genome includes the window AACCGACGATTGCACTACCGGTTCACTACAATTAGTGCAAACGGATGGTGATAATATAATTGAGGAGCCAAGGTCGGGGATGGAATTCAATTCTTTTGAAGATTTACATAGTTATTATAAGGATTATGCTAAGAAATgcgggtttggggtgatgacacaAAGGAGTGAGAAGGGAGATGATCAAAGTATCAGATATGTCACTCTTGGTTGTGCCCGTGGAGGGAAAGCCCGGATTAAGAGTTTGAACGTTGCAAAGCCACGCCCGACAGGAAAGACGGATTGTAAGGCAAGGATTAATGCCTTAAAGGTTGAAGGAAAGATGCGGTTAACAACAGTCCATAATACACATAATCACGGCCTCAGTCCAAAGAAATCTCGCTTCTTTCGTTGTAACAGAGAAGTGAGTGAGACTGTAAAAAGAGTCTTAGATACAAACGACTTGGCTGGGATCCGgatgaataagagtttcggATCTCTTGTCGTTGGTGCAGGAGGTTTCGAGAACCTCCCATTTTTAGAAAAGGATTGTCGCAATTATATAGATAAGGCACGTCATCTACGACTTGGTGCAGGTGGTGCTGGAGTACTTCGAGATTATTTTTTGaggatgcagtacaagaatAATGGTTTTTTTGCATTGATGGACTTAAGTGATGATGGGAGGCTAAAGAATGTTTTTTGGGCAGATCCACGCAGTAGGGCGGCCTACCAGTATTTTGGTGATGTCgtcacattcgacaccacatacctcacgaatagatatgggatgccgtttgcaccatttgttggtgtaaaccatcaCGGACAGTCCATTCTTTTGGGAGCGGGGTTGATTTCAAGTGAAGATACCAACACCTTTACATGGTTATTCCAGACctggttgcagtgtatggatggtatacCTCCAAAAGCTATTATTACTGATCAAGAtagagcaatgaaaaatgcaattgctaAGGTCTTTCCAGAAAGTCGGCATAGATTCTGTTTATGGCATATACTGAAGAAAGTTCCCGAGAAGCTTGGGTCATATGCTGCCTACAAAAGTGGACTAAAAAGTCACCTAATGAAATGTGTGTACGACACTCAAACagttgaggagtttgagaaatgttgggatgGGTTACTTAACACATATGATTTACATGAGAATGTCTGGTTGAAAAGTTTATATGATGAGCGTCAGCATTGGGTACCAGTATTCTTAAAAGAGTACttctgggctggaatgagtacaacccaGCGTAGTGAAagtatgaatgctttttttgaTGGTTATGTTCATGCGAAGACAAATTTGAAGGAGTTTGTCGACCAGTTTGACAGTGCactgaggaaaaaaattgagaatgaaaacaATGCCGACTTCCACACATTTAGCGTCACCATTCCCTGtatatctagatctccaattgaGAAGAGATTTCAAGAGTTATACACGAATGCTAAATTTAGGGAAGTCCAGCAGCAAGTAATGGGTGTGCTCGATATGGATCCGTGTCTACTTAGTGAGGATGGTGTAATGAAAAGATATCTGGTGGAAGATGAAGTTCGCGTTGAAGAGTTCACTAAGCTTGTTACGTATTCAGTGAACTTCAATGTGGAAGACTGCGATGGAAAGTGTTCATGTGGGTTATTCGAGATGAGGGGGATACTGTGTAGGCATATTTTAGCCATCTTCAAAGCTAACGGTATAAAGTTATTGCCAGACCGGtacattttagatcgatggaggaaggacattAAGAGGAGATACACGTTAATCCACAGTAGCTATGATGCTGGGAATCAGAGGCCAGATGGGAATAGATATTCAAGTTTGCTGAATATATGTTATCAGATGATAACTTATGCAGCGG containing:
- the LOC118349624 gene encoding protein FAR1-RELATED SEQUENCE 4-like, with the translated sequence MHSYWSPVFLPYPDGSQYPSNIQNVGYPFQYGMGTLTPHIATSSATSGRGCSENSPDCRETAVPCTNSIVDEESKEDRPKSPETDDCTTGSLQLVQTDGDNIIEEPRSGMEFNSFEDLHSYYKDYAKKCGFGVMTQRSEKGDDQSIRYVTLGCARGGKARIKSLNVAKPRPTGKTDCKARINALKVEGKMRLTTVHNTHNHGLSPKKSRFFRCNREVSETVKRVLDTNDLAGIRMNKSFGSLVVGAGGFENLPFLEKDCRNYIDKARHLRLGAGGAGVLRDYFLRMQYKNNGFFALMDLSDDGRLKNCMDGIPPKAIITDQDRAMKNAIAKVFPESRHRFCLWHILKKVPEKLGSYAAYKSGLKSHLMKCVYDTQTVEEFEKCWDGLLNTYDLHENVWLKSLYDERQHWVPVFLKEYFWAGMSTTQRSESMNAFFDGYVHAKTNLKEFVDQFDSALRKKIENENNADFHTFSVTIPCISRSPIEKRFQELYTNAKFREVQQQVMGVLDMDPCLLSEDGVMKRYLVEDEVRVEEFTKLVTYSVNFNVEDCDGKCSCGLFEMRGILCRHILAIFKANGIKLLPDRYILDRWRKDIKRRYTLIHSSYDAGNQRPDGNRYSSLLNICYQMITYAAGSNEQFEDAKKKLYSMIDLYRDNQHPPSMTQTGSNAGCTTLDTNAVGSSKPVLSPNVVRGKGRPPSLRRASRMEKEMRKVKAKQKKAPGTGKRKQLCILAL